One genomic region from Portunus trituberculatus isolate SZX2019 chromosome 5, ASM1759143v1, whole genome shotgun sequence encodes:
- the LOC123514878 gene encoding basic salivary proline-rich protein 3-like, translating to MGRRSFKSHPATRPGPRGPNESLTLPGPPKDIKFKDFGESSGPFLKSGPLKLPPPQGPARPLPAPEGHLPVLLKQGRFEGLPPQDPFRPPSRPRGKRPQGSRGPPPGAKPAHHARAPGRNPRIQFSASPEAVVKSPAGGIRNTRDSPHHLHSPGDFHAPQFTQPAPPRPQGKRNPLGNPHGNAVPGIRIPEFSPPHGATGEGHNFSPFPQGRDTPRRPPRRGPTFSHTPKPEPQPFPSHLQKGLDASEASQPLPGELRVKMSESHARLLRNMEYGVHGEPLDVWIPIAN from the exons ATGGGCCGAA GAAGCTTCAAGTCTCACCCAGCTACCCGTCCTGGTCCTCGGGGTCCCAATGAATCCCTCACCCTTCCTGGCCCGCCGAAGGATATCAAATTCAAGGACTTTGGAGAATCTAGCGGTCCTTTCCTCAAGAGTGGCCCACTAAAGTTGCCACCACCCCAGGGACCGGCCAGACCCCTCCCAGCCCCTGAAGGACACTTGCCTGTTCTCCTCAAG CAAGGGCGCTTCGAAGGACTCCCCCCACAGGATCCCTTCAGGCCTCCTAGCCGCCCCCGAGGGAAGAGGCCACAGGGATCAAGAGGCCCTCCACCAGGGGCCAAGCCAGCACACCATGCCCGTGCCCCTGGAAGGAACCCTAGGATACAGTTCTCAGCGAGTCCTGAAGCTGTAGTGAAGAGTCCtgcaggagggataaggaacaCCAGGGACTCCCCACATCACCTCCACTCCCCTGGGGATTTCCACGCACCGCAGTTCACCCAGCCAGCTCCGCCACGCCCCCAGGGAAAGAGGAATCCTTTGGGTAACCCACACGGGAACGCGGTGCCTGGGATAAGGATACCGGAGTTCAGTCCCCCGCATGGTGCCACAGGGGAGGGACACAACTTCAGTCCATTCCCACAGGGGCGTGACACTCCTCGCCGCCCCCCACGCAG GGGCCCAACCTtctcccacacacccaaaccagaGCCCCAGCCCTTTCCGTCCCACCTGCAGAAGGGGCTAGATGCAAGTGAAGCATCGCAGCCCCTCCCTGGCGAGCTGAGGGTCAAGATGTCAGAGAGTCACGCCCGGCTGCTGAGGAACATGGAGTATGGAGTGCATGGGGAGCCTCTTGATGTATGGATACCTATTGCTAATTAG